A single region of the Solwaraspora sp. WMMD791 genome encodes:
- a CDS encoding FAD-dependent oxidoreductase encodes MDTHCPPPTGDGPEPSVDVLVVGAGLAGWCAAVRAQQAGASVVVVERSRRRPGWGNSVLSGGALHAALRDPETSPDRLRALVRELTDGRADEAVLRTWSERLRPTLDWLVEHGAQLVTDGEAAHRARVFAPVRRTEPGRRYASFGVWAFLRGLADEFTAAGGTLRQPARARRLRPAPGAAWQVGLDLPGGATEWITSRAVVLADGGFQADPGLRRDLLDTDRVLLRGAGTATGDGLRMGRSAGAALVPDTGFYGHLLVREARQDSRLWPYPILDPLAAVGIVVGGDGRRLVDESHHGVTTTNAVAHGPAPDGCWLIVDDDGWRTEGRIGDPAPNPYLLDCGATVLTGTGPADLAARAGIDPAGLSATVAQLRAAPENASPPRTGRLRLAVPPLRAVPLVAGVTFALGGLRVDGRARLRDAAGQPITGLYAAGATMGGLHGGPRAGYAGGLLEAAVFGLVAGAEAARQPRLLPAAGRPGSRLSR; translated from the coding sequence TTGGACACGCACTGTCCGCCGCCGACCGGCGATGGCCCCGAACCTTCAGTTGACGTGCTGGTGGTCGGCGCCGGCCTGGCCGGCTGGTGCGCTGCGGTCCGCGCCCAGCAGGCCGGGGCGTCGGTGGTCGTCGTCGAACGGTCCCGCCGCCGCCCCGGCTGGGGCAACTCGGTGCTGTCCGGCGGTGCCCTGCACGCCGCGCTGCGCGATCCGGAGACCTCGCCGGACCGGCTGCGGGCGCTGGTGCGGGAGCTGACCGACGGTCGGGCCGACGAGGCGGTGCTGCGCACCTGGAGCGAACGCCTGCGGCCCACGCTGGACTGGCTCGTCGAGCATGGTGCCCAACTGGTCACCGACGGTGAGGCCGCACACCGGGCGCGGGTGTTCGCCCCGGTGCGCCGCACCGAGCCGGGCCGGCGGTACGCCAGCTTCGGCGTCTGGGCCTTCCTGCGCGGGCTCGCCGACGAGTTCACCGCCGCCGGCGGCACACTGCGGCAGCCGGCCCGGGCCCGACGGCTGCGGCCCGCGCCCGGTGCGGCCTGGCAGGTCGGGCTGGATCTGCCGGGCGGTGCCACCGAGTGGATCACCAGCCGGGCCGTGGTCCTCGCTGACGGCGGGTTCCAGGCCGACCCGGGCCTGCGCCGTGACCTGCTGGACACCGACCGGGTGCTGCTGCGCGGGGCCGGCACCGCGACCGGCGACGGACTGCGGATGGGCCGCTCGGCCGGCGCGGCGCTGGTCCCGGATACCGGTTTCTACGGCCACCTGCTGGTCCGTGAGGCGCGCCAGGACAGTCGACTGTGGCCGTATCCGATCCTGGACCCGCTGGCGGCGGTCGGGATCGTCGTCGGCGGAGACGGTCGGCGGCTGGTCGACGAGAGCCACCACGGAGTGACCACGACCAACGCGGTGGCCCACGGCCCGGCACCGGACGGATGCTGGCTGATCGTCGACGACGACGGGTGGCGCACCGAGGGGCGGATCGGCGACCCGGCCCCCAACCCGTACCTGCTCGACTGCGGTGCGACCGTGCTGACCGGAACCGGTCCGGCGGACCTGGCGGCGCGAGCCGGCATCGACCCGGCGGGGTTGTCCGCCACGGTGGCGCAGCTGCGGGCGGCGCCGGAGAACGCGTCGCCGCCGCGTACCGGCCGACTGCGGCTGGCCGTACCGCCGCTGCGGGCGGTGCCGCTGGTGGCCGGGGTCACGTTCGCTCTCGGCGGGCTGCGGGTCGACGGCCGGGCCCGGCTGCGCGACGCCGCCGGCCAGCCGATCACCGGGCTGTACGCGGCCGGCGCGACCATGGGCGGGCTGCACGGCGGCCCGCGGGCCGGCTACGCGGGCGGGCTGCTCGAGGCGGCGGTCTTCGGCCTGGTCGCCGGTGCGGAAGCGGCCCGGCAGCCACGGTTGTTGCCGGCGGCGGGCCGGCCCGGCAGCCGGCTCAGCCGGTGA
- a CDS encoding ABC transporter ATP-binding protein — translation MTAASTTTGPLLEVDGLTVSVGSGRDTVHLVEQVDLTVAAGETLGLVGESGSGKSITCLALAGLLPPGARITGGSIRFAGQELTGRSPAELTRFRGNRVGMVFQEALSSLNPAFTVGNQIVESLLRHTSMNRRQARARAVELLDLVRIPDPQQRVASYPHELSGGMAQRALIAMAIAGEPELLIADEPTTALDVTVQLQILQLLGDLRDALGMSLLLVSHDLGVIATMAQRLSVMYAGQVVESGPVRDVFAAPRHPYTSALISSSAEVAEKATRLPVIPGQVPRPGHFPAAGCRFANRCAHAQPQWTRTDPPWTVLDGGDRGTRCGRHAELELPGTGPAPATGPAPATESDPPAATDAVTEATVEDAGTGDPIDDGDPTDAGDIGDADDGAVLRLRGLSKQFPVRRGVLGLRRVVVHAVDGVDLTVARGRTLGLVGESGSGKSTVGRLALRLIEPSSGEVSFLGRDLAAMRRGELRSHRRGMQMVFQDPYASLDPSMTVGQSIAEPLVVHSRLTPAERRRRIGQLLERVGLDPALARRSPRALSGGQRQRISFARALALEPQLIICDEPVSALDVSTRSQIVNLVQDIQEAEGIAFLFIAHDLALVHHVSHELAVMYLGRVVESGPASRVYASPAHPYTQALLASMLTPASHGLADRRTPTGEIPSPIDPPSGCRFRTRCPHAMPVCAEETPRPAPVAGGGWSACHLTG, via the coding sequence TTGACTGCCGCGAGCACCACGACCGGACCGCTGCTGGAGGTCGACGGCCTGACCGTGAGTGTCGGGTCCGGACGTGACACGGTGCACCTGGTCGAGCAGGTCGATCTGACCGTCGCCGCCGGCGAGACCCTCGGCCTGGTCGGCGAGAGCGGCTCAGGTAAGAGCATCACCTGTCTCGCCCTGGCCGGCCTGCTGCCGCCCGGGGCCCGGATCACCGGCGGTTCGATCCGATTCGCCGGCCAGGAGCTCACCGGCCGCTCGCCCGCCGAGCTGACCCGGTTCCGCGGCAACCGGGTCGGCATGGTCTTTCAGGAGGCGCTGAGCAGCCTGAACCCAGCGTTCACCGTCGGCAACCAGATCGTCGAGAGCCTGCTGCGACACACCAGTATGAACCGCCGGCAGGCCCGGGCCCGCGCGGTGGAACTGCTCGACCTGGTCCGGATCCCGGATCCGCAGCAGCGGGTGGCCAGCTATCCGCACGAGCTGTCCGGCGGGATGGCCCAACGGGCGCTGATCGCGATGGCCATCGCCGGCGAACCGGAGCTGCTGATCGCCGACGAACCGACGACCGCCCTGGACGTGACGGTCCAGCTGCAGATCCTGCAGCTGCTCGGCGATTTGCGTGACGCGCTGGGGATGTCGTTGCTGCTGGTGTCGCACGATCTCGGCGTCATCGCCACGATGGCGCAACGGCTCAGCGTCATGTATGCCGGTCAGGTCGTCGAGTCCGGTCCGGTCCGCGACGTGTTCGCCGCACCACGGCATCCGTACACCTCGGCGCTGATCTCGTCCAGCGCGGAGGTTGCCGAGAAGGCCACCCGGCTGCCGGTCATCCCCGGCCAGGTACCGCGCCCGGGCCACTTCCCCGCCGCCGGCTGCCGGTTCGCCAACCGGTGCGCCCACGCGCAGCCGCAGTGGACTCGGACCGACCCGCCGTGGACGGTGCTGGACGGCGGCGACCGGGGCACCCGGTGCGGCCGGCACGCCGAACTCGAACTGCCCGGCACCGGCCCGGCACCGGCCACCGGCCCGGCGCCCGCCACCGAATCCGACCCTCCGGCGGCGACCGACGCGGTGACCGAGGCGACCGTCGAGGATGCCGGCACCGGTGATCCGATCGACGACGGCGATCCGACCGATGCCGGGGACATCGGCGACGCCGACGACGGGGCCGTGCTGCGACTGCGCGGCCTCAGCAAGCAGTTCCCGGTCCGGCGCGGGGTGCTCGGCCTGCGCCGGGTGGTGGTGCACGCGGTCGACGGCGTCGACCTGACGGTGGCCCGTGGCCGGACCCTCGGCCTGGTGGGCGAGAGCGGATCCGGTAAGTCGACCGTCGGCCGGCTCGCCCTGCGGTTGATCGAACCCAGCAGCGGGGAGGTCTCCTTCCTCGGGCGGGACCTCGCCGCGATGCGCCGGGGCGAGCTGCGGTCACACCGACGCGGCATGCAGATGGTGTTCCAGGACCCGTACGCCTCGCTGGACCCGTCGATGACGGTCGGGCAGAGCATCGCCGAACCGCTGGTGGTGCACTCCCGGCTGACCCCGGCCGAGCGCCGCCGCCGGATCGGCCAGCTGCTGGAACGGGTCGGTCTGGACCCGGCACTGGCCCGCCGGTCGCCGCGAGCCCTGTCCGGCGGCCAACGACAGCGGATCTCGTTCGCCCGGGCGCTGGCGCTCGAACCCCAGCTGATCATCTGTGACGAGCCGGTGAGCGCGCTGGACGTCTCCACCCGGTCGCAGATCGTCAACCTGGTCCAGGACATCCAGGAGGCCGAGGGCATCGCCTTCCTGTTCATCGCCCACGACCTCGCGCTGGTCCACCATGTCAGCCACGAGCTGGCGGTGATGTACCTGGGGCGGGTGGTGGAGAGCGGTCCGGCCAGTCGGGTGTACGCCAGCCCTGCCCACCCGTACACCCAGGCGCTGCTGGCCTCGATGCTGACCCCGGCCAGTCACGGGCTCGCCGACCGGCGCACCCCGACCGGAGAGATCCCCAGCCCGATCGACCCACCGTCGGGTTGCCGGTTCCGCACCCGCTGCCCGCACGCGATGCCGGTGTGCGCCGAGGAGACCCCACGGCCGGCGCCGGTCGCCGGCGGCGGCTGGTCCGCCTGTCACCTCACCGGCTGA
- a CDS encoding ABC transporter permease, which translates to MSRPVSTDDTAATANPAEPGTGPEPGGLDRRDRGDTLVARIRSQPMTVVALGYLVLLSLLAVAAPLVSPYDPYATDFRAILDPPSAAHWLGTDDLGRDMLSRLLYASRSSLLACLQAVGLGLLGGVLLGVTAGYFGGWVDRMVMTLIDAVLSVPGLLLAMSIVGVLGPGLRNAMFALAVIFVPIFARLSRIQALAVREETYLEAARSIGVSHLRSVLRHVLPNIAGPLVVQVFITMAVAIVAEGAMSYLGLSIQPPEASWGNLLQRAFSSVASAPWLIFIPGLTITLTVVAFQVLGDGLSQALSGGHQQKAGNR; encoded by the coding sequence TTGAGCCGACCAGTGAGCACCGACGACACCGCGGCCACCGCCAACCCCGCCGAGCCCGGCACCGGGCCGGAACCGGGCGGGCTCGACCGCCGCGACCGCGGCGACACCCTCGTCGCCCGGATCCGCAGCCAGCCGATGACCGTGGTCGCCCTCGGCTACCTGGTGCTGCTCAGCCTGTTGGCGGTCGCCGCGCCGCTGGTCAGCCCGTACGACCCGTACGCCACCGACTTCCGGGCGATCCTCGACCCGCCGTCGGCCGCGCACTGGCTCGGCACCGACGACCTCGGTCGGGACATGCTCAGCCGGCTGCTGTACGCCTCCCGCTCCTCCCTACTGGCCTGTCTGCAGGCGGTCGGGCTCGGCCTGCTCGGCGGAGTCCTGCTCGGGGTGACCGCCGGCTACTTCGGCGGCTGGGTGGACCGGATGGTGATGACGCTGATCGACGCCGTGCTCAGCGTCCCCGGCCTGCTGCTGGCGATGTCCATCGTCGGCGTGCTCGGGCCCGGGCTGCGCAACGCCATGTTCGCCCTCGCGGTCATCTTCGTGCCGATCTTCGCCCGGTTGAGCCGCATCCAGGCGCTGGCGGTACGCGAGGAGACCTACCTCGAGGCGGCCCGCTCGATCGGGGTCTCCCACCTGCGGTCGGTGCTGCGGCACGTGCTGCCCAACATCGCCGGTCCGCTGGTCGTCCAGGTCTTCATCACGATGGCCGTGGCGATCGTCGCCGAAGGCGCGATGAGCTACCTCGGGCTCAGCATCCAGCCGCCGGAAGCGAGCTGGGGCAACCTGCTGCAGCGGGCGTTCTCGTCGGTCGCCTCGGCCCCCTGGTTGATCTTCATCCCCGGCCTGACCATCACCCTGACGGTCGTCGCCTTCCAGGTGCTCGGCGACGGACTCAGCCAGGCCCTGTCCGGTGGGCACCAGCAGAAAGCAGGCAACCGTTGA
- a CDS encoding ABC transporter permease translates to MVTLVLRRLLSAIPLLLIVSLGAFSLVALLPGDQAMAIAGEHATPEQLAALRQQLRLDDPFLVRYAHWLGGVLQGDLGDSLVTGRAISDEILRRAPLTASIALGTLVVVLLIGVPTGILQGVYAGRVVDRLGLLGSAAGLAVPNFWLATMLITIFAVQLRWLPATGYSPLSEGVLPWAQHLIMPSITLGVFTAAEMARQLRTGFLHAYAQPYIRTAWSKGLPARTVIGKHALKNAAAPAITVLGIRLGHLLSGAVIVESIFGMPGLGKFAIDAILNRDFTVVQAVVLVSAVVVLTANLLVDIAYGLLNPKVRIS, encoded by the coding sequence ATGGTCACCCTCGTCCTCCGGCGCCTCCTGTCAGCGATCCCGCTCCTGCTGATCGTCTCGCTGGGCGCGTTCTCACTGGTCGCGCTGCTCCCCGGCGACCAGGCGATGGCGATCGCCGGCGAACACGCCACCCCGGAACAGCTGGCCGCGCTACGCCAGCAGCTACGCCTCGACGACCCCTTTCTGGTCCGCTACGCGCACTGGCTCGGCGGCGTCCTGCAGGGCGACCTCGGCGACTCCCTGGTGACCGGCCGGGCGATCAGCGACGAGATCCTGCGCCGCGCACCGCTGACCGCGAGCATCGCCCTGGGCACCCTCGTCGTGGTGCTACTGATCGGCGTACCGACCGGCATCCTGCAGGGCGTCTACGCCGGCCGCGTCGTCGACCGGCTCGGCCTGCTCGGTAGCGCCGCCGGCCTGGCCGTACCGAACTTCTGGCTGGCGACCATGCTGATCACCATCTTCGCGGTGCAGTTGCGCTGGCTACCGGCCACCGGCTACAGCCCGCTCAGCGAGGGCGTGCTGCCCTGGGCGCAGCACCTGATCATGCCGTCGATCACCCTCGGCGTGTTCACCGCCGCCGAGATGGCCCGCCAACTGCGCACCGGCTTCCTCCACGCGTACGCCCAGCCCTACATCCGGACCGCCTGGTCCAAGGGGTTGCCGGCGCGCACCGTGATCGGCAAACACGCACTCAAGAACGCGGCGGCGCCGGCGATCACCGTGCTCGGCATCCGGCTCGGGCACCTGCTGTCCGGCGCGGTGATCGTCGAGTCCATCTTCGGCATGCCAGGGCTCGGCAAGTTCGCCATCGACGCCATCCTCAACCGGGACTTCACCGTCGTACAGGCTGTCGTCCTGGTCTCCGCGGTGGTCGTGCTCACCGCGAACCTGCTCGTCGACATCGCCTACGGACTCCTCAACCCGAAGGTGCGGATCTCTTGA
- a CDS encoding NAD(P)/FAD-dependent oxidoreductase: MTTDTTVDDPAGPADRHDVLVVGAGFAGMYLIHKLRALGFTVHAVEAAGGVGGTWYWNRYPGARCDVASLEYSYSFSEPLQQEWEWTERFAAQPEILRYAEHVADRFDLRRDITFDTRIRTADFDEQARLWRLRADGGRTFVGRFLITAVGCLSAARTPDWPGQRDFTGPIYHTGQWPHREVDFTGQRVAVVGTGSSGIQVIPPIAEQAAHLTVFQRTANFSLPARNRPLLPGEQADVKARYPQIRAMMRENPRALHRRTGKGVLQVPEQVRRAELEQRWRDGEVSFLTAFTDVLTDADANRAVADFVREKIRATVTDPATAELLCPQGHPIGTKRICRDTGYFETFNRADVDLVDVRTEPIVELTPGGVRTSRREYPVDAVVFATGYDAMTGALTRIDIRGCGGRSLRQVWADGPRSYLGLAVAGFPNMFTVTGPGSPSVLVNVIMAIEQHVEWLADLLGYLRDREVTRVEADPDHQDAWVAHVAGLAAATLYPQADSWFIGANVPGKPRVFLPYVGGLDRYRRRCDEIAAAGYPGLRLDDPAPDPYPANDPVV; this comes from the coding sequence ATGACGACGGACACCACGGTCGACGACCCCGCCGGTCCGGCGGACCGGCACGACGTGCTGGTCGTCGGGGCCGGGTTCGCCGGGATGTACCTGATCCACAAGCTGCGCGCGCTCGGCTTCACCGTGCACGCGGTCGAGGCGGCTGGCGGCGTCGGCGGCACCTGGTACTGGAACCGGTACCCCGGTGCCCGCTGCGACGTGGCGAGTCTGGAGTACTCCTACTCGTTCTCCGAGCCGCTGCAGCAGGAGTGGGAGTGGACCGAGCGGTTCGCCGCCCAGCCGGAGATCCTGCGGTACGCCGAACACGTCGCCGACCGGTTCGACCTGCGCCGTGACATCACCTTCGACACCCGGATCCGGACCGCCGACTTCGACGAACAGGCCCGGCTGTGGCGGCTGCGCGCAGATGGCGGGCGTACCTTCGTCGGCCGGTTCCTGATCACCGCCGTCGGATGCCTGTCCGCCGCCCGGACCCCGGACTGGCCCGGCCAGCGTGACTTCACCGGCCCGATCTACCATACTGGACAGTGGCCGCACCGCGAGGTCGACTTCACCGGCCAGCGGGTCGCTGTCGTCGGCACCGGGTCGTCCGGCATCCAGGTGATCCCGCCGATCGCCGAGCAGGCGGCACACCTGACGGTCTTCCAACGGACCGCCAACTTCAGCCTGCCGGCCCGCAACCGGCCGCTGCTGCCCGGCGAACAGGCCGACGTCAAGGCCAGGTACCCGCAGATCCGGGCGATGATGCGGGAGAACCCACGGGCGCTGCACCGGCGGACGGGCAAGGGGGTGCTGCAGGTCCCCGAGCAGGTCCGCCGGGCCGAGCTGGAGCAGCGCTGGCGTGACGGCGAGGTGTCCTTCCTGACCGCGTTCACCGACGTGCTGACCGACGCCGACGCCAACCGCGCGGTCGCCGACTTCGTCCGGGAGAAGATCCGGGCCACGGTGACCGACCCGGCCACCGCCGAACTGCTCTGCCCGCAGGGCCACCCGATCGGGACGAAGCGGATCTGCCGCGACACCGGATACTTCGAGACCTTCAACCGCGCCGACGTCGACCTGGTCGACGTACGGACCGAGCCGATCGTGGAACTGACCCCGGGCGGCGTGCGGACCAGCCGCCGGGAGTACCCGGTCGACGCGGTCGTCTTCGCCACCGGCTACGACGCGATGACCGGAGCGCTGACCCGCATCGACATCCGGGGCTGCGGTGGGCGGTCGCTGCGCCAGGTGTGGGCCGACGGGCCGCGCAGCTACCTCGGACTGGCCGTCGCCGGCTTTCCGAACATGTTCACCGTCACCGGGCCGGGCAGCCCGTCGGTGCTGGTCAACGTGATCATGGCGATCGAGCAGCACGTCGAATGGCTCGCCGACCTGCTCGGGTACCTGCGCGACCGGGAAGTGACCCGGGTGGAGGCCGACCCCGACCACCAGGACGCGTGGGTGGCGCACGTCGCCGGTCTCGCCGCGGCCACCCTCTACCCGCAGGCCGACTCGTGGTTCATCGGCGCGAACGTACCCGGCAAACCCCGGGTCTTCCTGCCGTACGTCGGCGGGCTGGACCGCTACCGGCGGCGGTGCGACGAGATCGCCGCGGCCGGCTACCCGGGTCTGCGCCTCGACGACCCGGCACCCGATCCGTACCCGGCGAACGATCCGGTGGTCTGA
- a CDS encoding alpha/beta hydrolase yields the protein MALDPQSAAAVAAAARRMPALGTEVHDAAEARRILATRPGNPPAGPPVYRVAEHRAGPAGLRVRVYHPAPTGRPQPAVVFCHGGGFTFCSLDTHDGLCRLMARDSGAVVVSVDYRLAPEHRFPAAAEDAYAATAWTAGNAAALGVDPARIAVAGDSAGGNLAAVAAQLAAARGGPALAYQLLVYPMLDHRFDTDSYRSNGHGYAVTVDHLRWYWHQYLGDADPDQPAACPLRAGDLAGLPPTYLVTAEHCPLRSENEAYAARLRAAGVAVTLASHPGVAHGFFTQWHQLDTGRTATAQAFAVLRAVLDG from the coding sequence ATGGCACTCGATCCGCAGTCCGCCGCCGCGGTGGCAGCGGCCGCCCGGCGGATGCCGGCGCTCGGCACCGAGGTGCACGACGCCGCCGAGGCACGGCGGATCCTCGCCACCCGGCCGGGCAACCCGCCGGCCGGCCCGCCGGTGTACCGGGTCGCCGAACACCGCGCCGGTCCGGCCGGTCTGCGGGTGCGGGTCTACCACCCGGCGCCGACCGGGCGGCCGCAGCCGGCGGTCGTGTTCTGCCACGGCGGCGGCTTCACGTTCTGCTCGCTGGACACCCACGACGGGCTGTGCCGACTGATGGCCCGCGACAGCGGTGCGGTGGTGGTGTCGGTCGACTACCGGCTCGCCCCCGAGCACCGGTTCCCGGCCGCCGCCGAGGACGCCTACGCCGCGACCGCTTGGACCGCCGGCAACGCCGCCGCGCTGGGTGTCGACCCGGCGCGGATCGCGGTGGCCGGCGACAGCGCCGGCGGCAACCTCGCCGCGGTCGCCGCCCAACTCGCCGCCGCGCGCGGCGGCCCGGCCCTGGCGTACCAGCTGCTGGTCTACCCGATGCTCGACCACCGGTTCGACACCGACTCCTACCGCAGCAACGGCCACGGGTACGCGGTCACCGTCGACCATCTGCGCTGGTACTGGCACCAGTATCTGGGCGACGCCGACCCGGACCAGCCGGCGGCCTGCCCGCTGCGCGCCGGCGATCTGGCCGGCCTGCCGCCGACCTACCTGGTCACCGCCGAACACTGCCCGCTGCGCAGCGAGAACGAGGCGTACGCGGCCCGGCTGCGCGCCGCCGGGGTCGCGGTGACCCTGGCCAGCCATCCCGGTGTGGCGCACGGCTTCTTCACCCAGTGGCACCAGTTGGACACCGGCCGGACCGCGACCGCGCAGGCGTTCGCCGTGCTGCGGGCGGTGCTGGATGGCTGA
- a CDS encoding SDR family oxidoreductase — protein sequence MAEPRVAVVTGAAAGIGRATAEHLAACGDTVLGVDVDPVGLAALREQVGAAGGRVGTLTADLAGPAAAATVVETCLRRYGRIDVLALVAGVGQAGPSDAVTVAEWDRVLDVNLRAPFLLAQAAMPHLVATGGTVVAVSSVAGLRGWSGSAVYAASKGGLIALMRSLAAEYGPAGVRINVLCPGAVRTLLADGMRAALSGGDAASTGGAAAGPAPVRPTGRRAEPAEIARTIAFLASPDASFVAGSVLRADGGALA from the coding sequence ATGGCTGAGCCACGGGTCGCGGTGGTCACCGGGGCAGCCGCCGGCATCGGCCGGGCCACCGCCGAGCACCTCGCCGCGTGCGGCGACACCGTACTCGGGGTGGACGTCGACCCCGTCGGTCTCGCCGCGCTGCGCGAGCAGGTGGGAGCCGCCGGTGGCCGGGTCGGGACGCTCACCGCCGACCTGGCCGGGCCTGCGGCGGCGGCCACCGTCGTCGAGACCTGTCTACGCCGGTACGGCCGGATCGACGTGCTCGCCCTGGTCGCCGGGGTGGGTCAGGCCGGACCGTCCGACGCGGTCACCGTCGCCGAGTGGGACCGGGTGCTCGACGTCAACCTGCGGGCACCGTTCCTGTTGGCCCAGGCCGCGATGCCGCACCTGGTGGCCACCGGTGGCACCGTCGTGGCGGTCTCCTCGGTGGCCGGGCTGCGCGGCTGGTCCGGCAGCGCGGTGTACGCGGCGTCCAAGGGCGGGCTGATCGCGCTGATGCGCTCGCTGGCGGCCGAGTACGGCCCGGCCGGCGTACGGATCAACGTGCTCTGCCCCGGCGCGGTGCGGACCCTGCTGGCCGACGGGATGCGGGCCGCGCTGAGCGGCGGCGATGCCGCGTCGACCGGCGGTGCGGCCGCCGGCCCGGCCCCGGTGCGGCCGACCGGCCGGCGGGCGGAACCGGCCGAGATCGCCCGCACCATCGCGTTCCTGGCCTCGCCGGACGCGTCGTTCGTCGCCGGCAGCGTGCTGCGCGCCGACGGCGGCGCGCTGGCCTGA
- a CDS encoding ABC transporter substrate-binding protein, with the protein MRSVHRTLAPLLALSLLPLAACSTSADTDSDTTDDNAAAAPGCPPATSGSVAHDPTAILKYGSVPASSLDPIRMVEANEITVLQTIFDPLVKLDAADQPIPGLATGWSVVDDNVMEFTLREGVVFSDGTPFDAEAVRFNIDRAMNDEESNIKGDLANVQAVEVVDEYTVRFELDPPNPAAFPIVLSDRPGLMASPTAVRAAGSSTAFSDAPVGAGPYAVEGPWYAREKVSVRAWDGYWNAEERLLGGIDFVETSTDASLGALQAGDLDVQYIEDDKVAAACADDRLRVMSSSTNEVRALLINQAMEPFDDVRVRQALQYALDREAITEALTDGRSEAATQWFPEGSVPYSPELADAYPYDPQRARELLAEAGYPDGVTFTAEIGGTFTAYVRMGELVQAQLEQAGFTMDLQLIDPAQMLARLYGTADSPPQIAAAPLAMAPARSPSSRFRERFFEDGRYNPSGETIPGLRDLVVQADAAVDPDERADLLRQAATLVSEEAAAGVPLFFVAGHTAMGAHVGGVQRGSTRSNMIFDGLYITEGRVPVG; encoded by the coding sequence GTGAGATCCGTACACCGCACACTCGCGCCGTTACTGGCGTTGTCCCTGCTGCCGCTCGCCGCTTGCAGCACCAGTGCCGACACCGACTCCGACACCACCGACGACAACGCCGCCGCCGCGCCCGGCTGTCCGCCGGCGACGTCCGGCTCGGTGGCCCACGACCCGACCGCGATCCTCAAGTACGGCAGCGTGCCGGCCAGCTCGCTCGATCCGATCCGGATGGTCGAAGCCAACGAGATCACCGTGCTGCAGACGATCTTCGACCCGCTGGTCAAGCTCGACGCCGCCGACCAACCGATACCCGGCCTGGCCACCGGGTGGAGCGTCGTCGACGACAACGTCATGGAGTTCACCCTCCGCGAAGGTGTCGTCTTCTCCGACGGCACCCCGTTCGACGCCGAGGCGGTGCGCTTCAACATCGACCGGGCGATGAACGACGAGGAGTCGAACATCAAGGGCGACCTGGCCAACGTCCAGGCCGTCGAGGTGGTCGACGAGTACACCGTACGGTTCGAGCTGGATCCGCCGAACCCGGCCGCCTTCCCGATCGTCCTGTCCGACCGGCCCGGGCTGATGGCCTCGCCCACCGCGGTGCGGGCCGCCGGCTCCTCCACCGCGTTCAGCGACGCGCCGGTCGGCGCCGGTCCGTACGCCGTCGAAGGCCCCTGGTACGCCCGGGAGAAGGTCAGTGTCCGGGCCTGGGACGGCTACTGGAACGCCGAGGAGCGGCTGCTCGGCGGGATCGACTTCGTCGAGACCTCCACCGACGCCAGTCTCGGCGCACTGCAGGCCGGCGACCTGGACGTGCAGTACATCGAGGACGACAAGGTCGCCGCGGCCTGCGCCGACGACCGGCTGCGGGTGATGTCCTCGTCGACCAACGAGGTCCGGGCGTTGCTGATCAACCAGGCGATGGAGCCGTTCGACGACGTCCGGGTCCGCCAGGCCCTGCAGTACGCCCTGGACCGCGAGGCGATCACCGAGGCGCTGACCGACGGTCGGTCCGAGGCGGCCACCCAGTGGTTCCCGGAGGGCTCGGTGCCCTACTCGCCCGAACTGGCCGACGCCTACCCGTACGATCCGCAACGGGCCCGGGAGCTGCTGGCCGAGGCAGGCTACCCGGACGGGGTGACCTTCACCGCCGAGATCGGCGGCACCTTCACCGCGTACGTCCGGATGGGTGAGCTGGTGCAGGCGCAACTGGAGCAGGCCGGGTTCACCATGGACCTGCAGCTGATCGACCCGGCGCAGATGCTGGCCCGGCTGTACGGCACCGCCGACTCGCCGCCGCAGATCGCGGCCGCACCGCTGGCCATGGCACCGGCCCGGTCACCGTCCAGCCGGTTCCGGGAACGGTTCTTCGAGGACGGCCGGTACAACCCGTCCGGCGAAACCATCCCCGGCCTGCGGGACCTGGTCGTCCAAGCGGACGCCGCGGTCGACCCCGACGAGCGGGCCGACCTGCTGCGCCAGGCGGCCACCCTGGTCTCCGAGGAGGCCGCCGCCGGAGTGCCGCTGTTCTTCGTCGCCGGCCACACCGCGATGGGGGCCCACGTCGGCGGGGTACAGCGCGGCTCCACCCGGTCGAACATGATCTTCGACGGGCTGTACATCACCGAGGGCCGGGTACCGGTGGGCTGA